A single Cottoperca gobio chromosome 5, fCotGob3.1, whole genome shotgun sequence DNA region contains:
- the eno1b gene encoding enolase 1b, (alpha), producing MSILKIHAREIFDSRGNPTVEVDLYTDKGLFRAAVPSGASTGIYEALELRDNDKSRYLGKGVSQAVDHINSTIAPALIGQDVSVVEQETIDKMMIDLDGTENKSKFGANAILGVSLAVCKAGAAEKGVPLYRHIADLAGNAAVILPVPAFNVINGGSHAGNKLAMQEFMILPIGASTFKEAMRIGAEVYHNLKNVIKKKYGQDATNVGDEGGFAPNILENQEALELVKEAIAKAGYTDEVVIGMDVAASEFYREGKYDLDFKSPDDPSRYITPDELADLYKSFVKDYPVVSIEDPFDQDDWAAWSNFTGSTDIQVVGDDLTVTNPTRISKAVEEKACNCLLLKVNQIGTVTESMQACKMAQESGWGVMVSHRSGETEDTFIADLVVGLCTGQIKTGAPCRSERLAKYNQILRIEEELGDKARFAGKNFRKPLTE from the exons ATGTCTATTCTCAAGATCCACGCCCGAGAGATCTTTGATTCTCGTGGAAACCCCACCGTAGAGGTTGACCTTTACACCGACAAAG GCTTGTTTAGGGCGGCTGTACCAAGTGGTGCATCCACTGGAATCTACGAAGCCTTGGAGCTCCGGGACAATGACAAGTCTCGCTACCTTGGGAAAG GAGTCTCACAGGCTGTAGATCACATAAATTCAACTATTGCACCTGCACTCATTGGACAA GATGTATCTGTGGTTGAGCAAGAGACAATTGACAAGATGATGATTGACTTGGATGGCACGGAGAACAAAT CCAAATTTGGAGCAAATGCCATCCTGGGTGTTTCCCTGGCTGTCTGCAAAGCTGGTGCAGCAGAGAAAGGTGTCCCCCTGTATCGTCATATTGCTGACCTTGCAGGAAACGCGGCGGTCATCTTGCCTGTGCCG gCCTTCAATGTGATCAACGGTGGCTCTCATGCAGGCAACAAGCTTGCCATGCAGGAGTTCATGATCCTGCCCATTGGCGCGAGCACCTTCAAAGAAGCCATGCGCATTGGAGCAGAGGTCTACCACAATCTCAAAAACGTCATCAAGAAGAAATATGGTCAGGATGCCACCAATGTGGGCGATGAAGGTGGCTTTGCTCCAAACATCCTGGAGAACCAGGAAG ctctggagTTGGTAAAGGAGGCCATCGCCAAAGCAGGATACACAGATGAGGTCGTGATCGGCATGGATGTGGCAGCGTCTGAATTCTACAGGGAGGGAAAATACGACCTGGACTTCAAATCTCCTGACGACCCGAGCCGTTACATCACTCCTGATGAGCTGGCTGACCTCTACAAGAGCTTTGTGAAGGATTATCCAG TGGTTTCCATCGAGGATCCCTTTGACCAGGATGACTGGGCGGCCTGGTCCAACTTCACTGGCAGCACAGACATCCAGGTTGTTGGAGACGATCTCACGGTGACGAACCCTACTCGCATCAGCAAGGCTGTGGAGGAGAAGGCCTGCAACTGCCTGCTGCTTAAGGTCAACCAGATCGGCACAGTTACCGAGTCCATGCAAGC GTGTAAGATGGCTCAGGAGAGCGGCTGGGGCGTGATGGTCAGCCATCGCTCTGGTGAAACTGAGGACACCTTCATAGCAGATTTGGTGGTCGGCTTATGCACTGGACAG ATCAAGACTGGGGCTCCCTGTCGCTCTGAGCGTTTGGCCAAATACAACCAGATACTTAG AATCGAAGAGGAGCTGGGAGACAAAGCTCGTTTTGCTGGAAAAAACTTCAGAAAACCATTGACAGAGTAA